From the genome of Cervus elaphus chromosome 7, mCerEla1.1, whole genome shotgun sequence:
AACTTTTATGAAGAAAAGAGTTTGAGGAATATGAAGGTATCTATAGATAGATTGAAAATCCATTGCTTTATTCAGTAACTTCATCTGAAATTTTGCAGCTCTTTTATGAAATAATCACCATGCTCATCTGGTTCTTGTATCACCTAAAAATTCCAAGTGcaagttaaatatttttgaaggctCAAACTTATCACATACAGATTTGGGTACTCAGGAAAGGTGAGTCCAAAACTACTTGCTTTCCAGAGCataatttaaacacacacacacaatctttgcAATTAGATTTCATGTTAAATTTAGGCCACATGTTAATTTTGTTCAACTGTTAAAATTTCCCAGAATATTCCTTGGTCTTTACCACCCTATGGATGACCTTGAGTTTCAAGTTACTATTGCTTATCTCAGATTTTCAGGTTCTCAGTGAAATTAGTGGATGATTTAAGATTAGTGCTCAAGAAATGTAGACACTCATTCATCGTATCAACATTGATCAtttttgtatttcaataaaaatactttGTACTTTTAGAGCCTGTCTGATTACATTTTAATATTGTCTTGTTTAAgggtatgtgctcagttgtgttcaactctttgtgaccccagagactgtagcccaccaggctcctctgtccatgggattttccaggcaagaacacgagtgggttgctatttccttctccaggggatctttccagcccagggatcgaacctgcatatcttgagtctcctgcattggcaggcagattctttaccactgagccatctagcaAATATCATCTAGCAAAGCTTTAAAGGTACCCTTAGTTACTTGGTAGATGTCATAAAAATAAGGTTGCTAACATTCCCTTTTACAGGATGCGACTTGGCCTCACACTGTAGAGGGTAGAAGAGATGTCAAAGTCAGAATGTCAGGACAGTAAGGGACCTTGGTCCAACTCTATTATTCtacatatgaaaaaagaatgaggCTCAAAGAAGCTGCCTACAGTCCCCGCCTGCCCAGCTACACGAGAAAACCTGCCCCTCTCTCACGGTATCTTTGCCCATCTTCACTGTTTCTTGTAGGTAGCATCCCGGGGCAGCCATGACGACCGCCATCCTGGAGCGTCTGAGCACCCTGTCCGTGAGCGGGCAGCATCTGCGACGCCTGCCCAAGATCCTGGAGGATGGGCTGCCCAAGATGCCCGGCACGGTCCCCGAGACTGACGTGCCCCAGCTCTTCCGGGAGCCCTACATCCGCGCCGGGTACCGCCCCACCGGCCACGAGTGGCGCTACTACTTCTTCAGCCTCTTTCAGAAACACAACGAGGTGGTCAACGTCTGGACCCACCTGCTGGCGGCGCTGGCCGTCCTCCTGCGGTTCTGGGCCTTCGTGGAGGCCGAGGGCCTGCCATGGACCTCTGCCTACGCGCTGCCCCTGCTCGTCTACGTCCTGTCCTCCATCACATACCTCACCTTCAGCCTCCTGGCCCACCTGCTGCAGTCCAAGTCGGAGCTCTCGCACTACACCTTCTACTTCGTGGACTACGTGGGCGTGAGCGTTTATCAGTACGGCAGCGCCCTGGTCCACTTCTTCTACACCTCCGACCAGGCCTGGTACGAGCACTTCTGGCTCCTCTTCCTGCCGGCCGCCGCCTTCTGTGGCTGGTTATCGTGCGCCGGCTGCTGCTACGCTAAGTACCGGTACCGCAGGCCCTACCCGGTCATGAGGAAGATCTGCCAGGTGGTGCCCTCCGGGCTGGCCTACATCCTGGACATCAGCCCCGTGGTCCATCGCGTGGTTCTCTGCCACCTGTCTGGCTGCCAGGACCCAGCGGCCTGGTACCATACCCTCCAGATCATCTTTTTCCTGGTCAGTGCCTACTTCTTCTCCTGCCCGGTCCCGGAGAAGTACTTCCCTGGTTCCTGTGACATCGTGGGCCACGGGCACCAGATCTTCCACACCTTTCTGTCTGTCTGCACGCTCTCCCAGCTGGAGGCCATCCTCCTGGACTACAAGGGGCGACAGGACATCTACCTGCCACGCCACAGCCCCCTGTCCATCTACCTGGCCTGCCTCTCCTTCTTCTTCGTGGTGGCCTGCAGTGCGGGCACTGCAGCCTTCTTGAGACAAAAAATCAAGGCCAGACTGACCAAGAAAGATTCCTGAGACTGCCTGGGGGGTGCGGTGTGGAGGCGGCCTGTCGTGATTTAGGGAGAACTTGAGCCTACAGTAGGAGGTGACTTTGTGTTTTTAAGAGTGGGCTTTTAAATGAGTCCTATATTTCCAAGGGTGGCTATGGCTATGGCGTTGGGAAGCCAAAGGTTCCAAGAGTTTTGTTATCACTGTCGTGAATGAAAGGTTTATCTTTCATCCTCTGGGCTCTAGCCTTAAGAGATACAGGAAGGGAAGGGACCTTGGCTAAGGTTCATCGGACACTGAATTAAGAATCATCTTCATACCTGAACATTGAGTCGCGTTCTGACTGTGGCCCCCGGGGGCCAGCCCTGGACTAAAGGGAAAATCTAATGGGACTGAAAAAATTACAAGGTGGCTGGACCACACTGTATTGAAATGGGCATTCTTTTGCGATGCTGGTCTTTGGTGATTGGATACTGGATTCGTCTGACTTCTGGTCCCTTCTCTAGCCGCTTTTCTCAGGATGACGTCTGCCTGGCTGTTTTCTCCAGAGTGCTGTTCATTCCCAGCTGTACCTTGGATGGGCATAGTGAGGATGATGAAGCAGCCATGCTTCCCGGAAATGCTTGGATCCAGGCAGGCATTCAGGATATTTACTCTCATACAATACTAATGGAAACGGTACTAGAAAATACAATGCCAAGAGCCATCAGGAGGCCCAGCCAGCAAGCATGGCTACTGTTTGGTGTCATGGGACCCTTCTGTTTTACCCCCGTGCACTGCAGGATTACTTGACATCTACTAGGGCTGCTTTACATGCCAGAAGATCTGGAGCTTTCTTCAGAGAATCTTCTCCAGATTTTGACCAGCATGTTCAAAAAGCCCCTGGTAGAGTGAATTGGTTCTAGGGATCTGATTGTTTGAAGCGGAACTCAAGGTCCAGCCTCTTAAATAGATGCTGCCCCATGAAGGACCCTTGTAACTCTCCTAGTTCACGGTCCTCGGGAAAGCATTGTACCTCAGCTTAGAGCAGCTTAAATCAAGCCCCAGGACAGGCACGTGTGTATACTCATGCAAGGTTGGTCCCCAAAGGCCTCTTTGGGTGAGGCTGGTGAACTGGGCACCCTGTAGACAGAATGTTCTGCTGGGACATCACTGCCCAGCAGCTTctgtgggatggggggtgggggtgggtactTACAGTTGATGTGTCCTGGCTTCACAGCCCCCTGAGGACTGCCTTCTGCAGTGATCCAGTGAAGGGGGCTGCACTGAAACCCTCCCCAAAGACTGTATTTCCTATCAGTATAAGGTCTCTGTTTACTAAAAAGGGAGGTGGCTTTTCACTCCAGTTTGATGAACCTCCTCTCTTCCTAGGTTACTgtcttcacatctttttttttctcctttctcttgagAGATGTATAGGGTTTGTGccttataaatgaaaatttacaaACACTTCACTTAATACACGGACATGTGGAATTTTCAGCTTGAAGTTATTGGGATAAGAAAAGAGAATTCATTGCCTTTCAACCGGTAGATGAAAGAAATTCAGAATACTGGAATCGCTTGTCCATCAAAAGACTCTTTCAACCTGtgttttttgggggaaaaaagttcaaCTGAAGTTTTCCTGTAATCTTTATATCAAGAAAGCATAGCAGGACtcccatggtggtccagtgattaggactctacacttccactgcagagggtgtgggttcaattcctggctggggaactaaaatcccacatgctgtgggcggccaaaaaaaaaaaaaaagaaagcatatgtcTTGTCAGCTATGTTGTTTCCTCCTGGTGGATTCCTCCTGGGAATCCTCAAATATCTGAACTTCTGTGCTACCCACATGTCTTACACGAGCTTCTGGCATCCAGGCCAAATTCACCGCCAATAAAGTTAGTGACCCTGAACGGGATTGAACTGATAAACAAAGGAATAGAAAGTTGCATCAACATAGTGCAGGTAGAGGGTCagtttaaaatggagaaaagaaagcatcTGAAATGTTCATAATTATGGATTTGGAGACTCTCTTCTTGtaaaagttgaaagaaaagtGTAAGTCAAGCTCTTGAATGTAACCATGGTGGCCATGGTGGGCAGAGATCTTTAGGCCATATGCAAGTATTTTTAGAGAGACTAGAGGGTGATTCTCTATGCCATCCACAGACCAATGCCAGTCTGCACACAAAACAGTCTGTGACAAGTACAGAGGGACACTAAATTTTTAGATATGAACATAAAATTCAtaacattttgattttaatttaccCAAGTATTGGTCCACCAAGTgattggaaatttaaaaagaaaaaaattttttttcaccagAGATATTTGAAAAGCATTGAGGTAGGAGACTACTATCTCATTAGAAATTCCAGTATCTAAGGAGAAATACAGAAACGGGAAATGCAAGCATTTTTCACCATTCAGACTCTTAAGGGTTACACActccttttaaaacaatttcattaAAATGACTGAATCAGTAAGGAAGCAACCTTGTTTGTTTAAAAGGAATAATTAAGTATTTGATAAAGGAGATGGTTCTTCTTACTCTACCAAAGCCAACAATTGACATCTACTGGAAATTCTGCTattatttctctctgtctcttttttttctttttttttttttattaagacttTCAATCTATTAAAATGTTAATGCCtctaaaaaaaaacttaactatCAGTCAGTTATATCTTGGGAATAAAGTGGATATTGTGTGTATCCCTCTACTCAAGGTAAGGAGAGGGGACAGCAAGATGCAACAAACTGGGGAACTAGTTGCCTGATTGCCTCTTGCAAACACTTCCTGACCTGTATTTACTAAGAAGCTAATGGTACTGCTCTTCAAATGTTATGGTTTCATCTCCCACCTCGGCTGAAAGTACCTCACTCAGTAACACTACTCTCAATCCTCCGATGGAAGCTTGAAATAGTAGGAGCTGAAACCATTGAATGGAGGCAGTTCTTTCCTGCCTCTATTGTCCATCAGTTCCCCAGTTATACCGGGTTGCTTGGAAGCATTAGATTCTTCCGTTGCCATGCTGTAGTTTCAAGTGGGTCCTCCAGATGGCGCTCAAGTCTTACTCAAAGGAGGTACGGCCATTGTCCCCAAAGCCTTGGCCTAATTGTGTTGGTCCTAGAGTTTCGCTTGTTGACTTGGCAAAGAAAATATAGAACtattttctgtttatataaaTCGACTTACACAAATGACCATTAAACATTTTGTAAATGGGTTATTGTACTCTCAACAGCTACCTTGTGTCTTTGACAAGGCCCGTCTTAAAGAAAAGTTTTATCTAGACAAACTGTCAGAAGGAGACCAGGACACTTCATAGCCACCTAGAAGTAGGAAaatataaaagcttaaaaaaagaaacctcccTACCCAAACTCCCAAAATACCTGCCCCTCCCCAAATCCCCACTTGGTAGTAGATCAAATTACACCTCCCTCCCCTCAAAAGCTATGGAGTTGATTTTTCTGAGGATTTCAATctaattgaataaatatttctgatcTCATGGACAATGGTGTTAAATATTCCAAACTTTTGAATTGATGGATTACATTTCTTGAAACCTAAAAATTATGAATTATACTATTGTATACTGTATGTgcttgagtcactcagttgtgtcagatcctttgtggccccttggactgtagcccaccaggctcctctgcccatagcattttccaggcaagaatactggagtgggccatttcctactccaaaggatcttcccaacccagggataaaacccacatcccttatgtctcctacattggcaggcagattgtttaccactagtaccacctggggagCATTATATCATAATAGGTAACTGTGGTTTGAAATGTGTCACCCAACAGTCAAAGGATTCTGTGGCCTAACTATTAGATTTAAATAGCTGTGGAAAAGGTGATTCTGTTATTACAATAACAGGAAGAAAATAGCATTCTCTGACTAGAGGCTCTGTTACCAACCAGAGTTCTTtgcctccttaatcaatagaaattgatcagaggccagataagaaattcaggcaagtcTTTGCCTCATAAAAGAGGTATGCACACTCAGTAGGaatccccagcccctcccaaagTCATTggttatttctcattttaaagtaatacatgctttttaaagaaaatgccagggatttccctggtggtccagtagttaagaatctgccttccaatgcaggggacgcaggtttgatccctggttagggaactaggatcccacaagcagcGGAGCAACTAATCCTTTGCaccacaaggaagacccagcacagccaaaaaaaaaaaaagcaagcagataattaaaaaaaaaatctttttttaatgaaaatgccagaaaatagagaaaaaagataCTTCATTGACCCATCATTAAAATGAACCCTTTCAGAATAAGGATAAGTCTTGTCAAAATGTTGCCAATAAGTTAATGAGCAGTGTAATATAGAGCTTCCTAAAAACCGGAAATTAGGAACTCCTGGGCAACCTAATACTTTGATTCTGTAGAGTACAAAAAAATCAACAGCCTGGCTCAGTTCTCAGTCATATGACACTCCCTTCTGACATTTGTGATGGCACTGTGGCTGGGATACTGGCTTATGACACAAAGCCAAGGGTATATTATCTCTCATTGAAAGAACTCTGAAATGTGAATCAAGCCCTCAGAGAGTCCTTTGCTAGAAAGGCTTTGGCAGGAGCAGAGCCAGCCGATGGAACGTCCTGGATTCAGTGGCAGTCACTCCACAAACACTGAGCCCGCAGatgccaggccctgttctaggCACCAGGATGCAGCCATGGGCAAAACAAATCCCAGCCCTGATGGAGACTTACACTCAGCGAAAgggagtgttagtcactcagtcatgtccgactctttgtaaccctgtggactgtaacccgccaggctcctctgttcatggaattctgcctgcaagaatactggaatgggtagccattcccttctccagggaatcttccccacccaggggtggaaccccggtctcctgcattgcaggcaggttctttactgtctgagccaccagacagtATTCTGTcatgaattccctggtggcctagtggttaggactccgcgcTTATAGTGCCAAGGGCGCAGGTTCaattgctggtcagggaactaagatcccgcaagctgtgtggccattaaaaaaaattagctaaTGTGTTAGAAGGTGATGGTGCCAAGGAGAAAGCAAGGCAGGAGGAGGCAAGGGGATAGGGTGAGTGTGCAGCTTTAACTGGGATCTGGGAATACTGCAGAAGGAGGTGGCGAGATAGCTGTGTTTTATTCTCGGGCAGAGGGAAGAATTTCAAAGATCCTGAGAACCTGTATGAATGGAGAGGTTGGAGGAGTCATCGGGCGAGGACAGACTGTGAAAGCCGTGTTAGGACTCGGTCTTCTACTGTGACTTCAGGTTGGAGAATACCAGGGGAGAATCCTATCTGACACAATTATAGAGGAGCCATTTACCTATGTGGATTCATTGCTAATTGCACATGAGCTTTGTGGGATGAACACAGAACAGATTCTGTGGCTTGCCAATGATAACACAAAACCAGGTTATCATTAAGTTATCCCACTTGTGGGCCTGGCTCAAAAGATTGCTTTCCTGTGGACGCACTCCCATGCTCACAGGATTCTTCCCAAATTCCCTGCCAATTTTTAGCGCCTAGAATGCTGAGGTCCATTCCCAGACAGGCTTTGACATTTCCTTAAGTTCTACTGACCCTGGTTTGTACCCATGTCTCCCCTGCTCTGGGTAATCCTCCAGGTAGAGGGGCAATGAAATGTCCAGGGCAGAGTCTGCAAATAAGGAATAATAATAACTTGAACAGTTTACATTATTTAGTGCTCACCCTGAGCCAAGTCCTTCACTCAGCTGTTTGCTTAAATTCTTGCCTTTAACCCTCATACAATCTCTGGGAGGTAGGTACTGTTATGGTCCCtactttataaatgagaaaactggcaGATTAAGTAAAAATTTCCCCAGGCTGTTTCCCCAGGCTGTTAAGTAATAGCATCTCACAGAAACTCAAGCCTTTGATCAAGAGTCCATATTCTTAGGcacaacaataaagtaaatgtagAAGGCCCTTTGGTCTAACTTTCTTGTTGCCAATTGGATGAACTGGAAAGAGTATAGAACTGAAAGGGAAAtatcatgaggatcttttttttttttttttttccatgataaatgaaataaaggcaGTTCTTATTTCATTTCTGGACACTTTGGTCAAGAAAAGTCCCTAGGCTGTGATTGTTGGTGTAATACCAATGgtgagattctttaaaaaaattttttttttaatttaaactttttattttatattcggttatagccaattaacaatattgtgatagtttcaggtgaatagtgaagggactcagtcatacatatacatgtatcccttctcccctgaactcccttcccatccaggctgccaccatGGTGAGATTCTTAAATATTCTTTGTGCTAGAATCCCCTGCATACCTGGTCACATGAGTCTCAGAGGCTGTAACCACTGGGTAACCTCCAAGGACTGCAGGCAGCTCAAAGAACAACTGGGCCTGCTCGTGTCAATTCCCTATGCTTCTGTGAAGCTTTCctcaacttcagttcagtcgctcagttgtgtctgactctttgtgaccccatggactgcagtacgccaggcttccctgtccatcaccacctcccggagcttactcaaactcatgtccatccagttggtgatgccatccaaccatctcatcctctgtcgtccccttctcctcccgccttcaatctttcccagcatcagggtcttttccaaggagtcagttctctttgcatcaggtggccaaagtattggagtttcagcttcagcatcagtccttccaatgaatattcaggactgatttcctttcggattgactggtttgatctccttgcagtccaagggactctcaagagtcttctccaacaccacagttcaaaagcatcaacttttcggtgctcagctttctttatagtccaactctcacatccatacatgactactgggactagaggaaccagagatcaaattgtcaacatctgctggatcatcctCGACTTCAGGACCTATTAAAATTACCCTAGTCCTCAGAGTCACTCAGATCACTATTCTGGCTAAAACAGTTTCTTAAAGGCAACTTAACAGCAAACATCTACATTCAGCGTTTTTCTTCAATCAAGAACAAATGAGCCCAAAATTTGACTAATTTTGCTGTAGGAGGGAGCAAACAGCATAAACGTTGTGCTTAATCAGTGCAAGTGGCGATTGTTGTCATAACCATTATGATTTCTATCACTCCCCCCCAAACAGGGGGCTGTGGATTCTATCTAAACTTGCCCACCCTCCCCATGGGTTCCTGAAATTTCTCACCAGAGTGGAAGCTCACTGCCTTGGAGAGCAGTCGTTCTCCACCCATCACAGACTAAGATGTATGTAATTACCCCCATGGTTCTGTGGGTGTTTTGGTGAGAGTTCCTCCTTCCACCCTCTGCACATCATAGACCATCACCGGCGTTGATGGAGAAACGTCCTGCAGTGCTCAGACCCACCCCGATAGGCTGGAAGCCTGATCCTTTCATGTATGTGGTCCCCAGGTTCTCAGCCTGTGGGGGAAACCCCACTGCTCCACCCACTCgtttattgcttcttttttattggcatatcattgatttataatgttctgttagtttcaggagtacagcaaagtgaatcagttagacataatccactctttttcaggttcttttcccatctaGGCCCTTACAGAGTATGAGtacagctccctgtgctatataagaGGTCCttagtggaagtcactcagtcgtgtcctactctttgtgaccccatggactatacagtctgtggaattctccaggccagaatactggagtaggtagcctttcctttctccaggggatctgcccaacccagggattgaatccaggtctcccacactgcaggcggattctttaccatctgaacaaccagggaagccctggtccttattagttatctattttatatatagcagtgtgtatatgtcaaccccaatcccCCAGTTTATCCCCCTCTTCGTTTTTACTTCTTGATTCACATCTATTACAGCTGGAATTATGTCTCCCCCAAAGATACATTGATGTCCTAATACCCAGGATCTCAGAAAGCGACCTTCTTTGGAAACGGCAGCTGCAGATGGGAGTGATTAGGAGGTGATACTGAAGTAGGGTGACCCCTTAGCCCAGTGTGACCGATGTGCTTATAAGAGGAGAGAGAGACGGAGAGAAGGTGAGGATGCAGGGCCCCGGGATGGCGCACAGAGATACGCGGGAAGAACCTCTGTGATGATGGAGGCCGAGGCTGGAGgggtggcgggaacagccggaggCCAGGAGGGGAGCGGTGACCCTGCCGGGACCTTGATGTCTGATTTCCGGCCTCCAGAAAGGTTGGAGCCTAATGTGTGAGGTCTAAGCCCCTCGGTTCTGCTGCTGCGTGATGGCTGCCTTAGGATGGTAACACCTGTTCCAGGCGATCTCAGCTTTTACCTCCATCAGCTGACACAGTCTGGCTGCCCGTTGGCGTGGATCTCTCAGCTCAGCAGGCtcgggaggggctgggggagacgAGAACTCGGAGACCCCACCCTTGCCACCCACACCCACTAAAGGGAGGCGTGGATCTGTGGTCTCATGTGTAAACTCAGTGGAAATACTCCCGGAAGCTTATCACACGTGTGGTGGGAGGTTAAATACAGAGAAGACATTTCGAACAGCTGGTCTCAGGGTCGCTAAAGGTGTTCCCACACATCCGACCCCTCCCCGGTGAAGCCGGGGCGCCTGGGCCACCTTAGCAAGTTCCCTCTGGGGTCCTGGCCTCTCCTCATCTCCACAGCAACGCATCCACCTGCCGCAGCTGCAAAGTCACAGTCTGCTGTCTGTCCCCATGGTGACGAAAGGAGATGGTGACCCTGGGAACCGGGTCCAGGGCGATGAGGGAAACCCTGATCCCCAGCCTCCTCCACAGCACACAGGGGAAACGGGGTTCCTTTCCGTGACCCAGACTCAGAGTTTGGAGCCCCTCCCACCCTCTaaagggatgtgggaggggggcgtgtgtgtttgtgtgtatgtctgtgtctctgtgtgtgtctttgtgtctgtTCTGTGTgcgtctatgtgtgtgtctgtgtgtcttatCTGTGAGATGTTTTTTGAGAGTTTGGAGAGTCCAAGAGGAAAGCAGACAGAAAGACTTAAGTGATAGGCGCCAAGCTTCCTAAATGTTACATATGCTTTAAATTGCCTAACCCACTTGCCCCTTTCCCTGACTTCAGTTGATCATCCATCATTTTTCCAGTTCCCTGTCTCTCTCTAAACCAACCATTACAGAAGAGTCCCCCAGACCACACCAAAGGCAGTTGCTGGGTGCTTCCCacaggtcacagagctggtagGTGGTAGAATCAGGGCCCAGCCCCAGGCCATCTGGCTCTGAAGtccatactttttttttagattttaacttttcattataGAAAATTTCAGTATATTCAAAAGTAGAAGTATTTAGTGAAGTGTTTAATCATGTCAACAAGGGGCAACTAATGGGTAATCTGGCTTCATCTACCCTGACTCACttctaatattattttaaagcaaataccagacatgttattattttctccatcatACACACTTGGGTATGTATCTCTAAAAGTTTTTAGAGAAGATGAAGACATTCTTGCAAAACCACCATACCGATCATTTCTAAAATATTGAAGAACAATTCCTTAACATTCTCATGTTCAAATTCCCAGCAGTCTCATTAATGGCATcgttatttttaaagtgtatttgttTAAATCAGAATCTCAACAGGGCCCACACATTGCAGCTGGTTGATTTGTTACTGAAGATTTTTAATCTATTGGTTTCCCTTCCACTTCACTCTTTGTCCCCTTCCCTGCAATTCATTTGTTGACAAAAAAGTGTTGTCTGTCCTGAAGAGCTTTCTACAGTCAATACTTTCAACCAACACGTCATTCTGCTTCTGGGGAGCTATGATACGGACTCCTCCTTAAGTAAGATTTCAGAGAGGGGACAGCTCTAGACCTGACACCCACTTGGGGTCCCTAACTCCATAAAGTCATAGCTGAAATCTATACCTGTGAGTATGTGCTTTGGGGGAAGGCAGGACAGCTTTCACTAGGTTTTCAAAGCAATTAATGATCACTAATTCTGGCCCAGACTTCTCAATGTAGAGatgaaaaaaccaaaaacacataacatatgtaaggaaaaaaaactcATGTAAGTTGTCCAAGTTCATAGAAATATTCATGACTCAGGGAGGACATGAGCACGGCCCTCAGGACTCTCAACATGGCTTGTTACTTTCTGTCTCATTCTGCTTATGTTCTGTTCCACGCTGTGTACATTCTGTTCCATGCCACACATACGAGAAGAGAGAAGGATGAAGAATGGATCAAGATGTTGAGCAggagaagaggaaccaaagacaTCTCCCCATGTTCAAGGTCGCCATTTACCTGAATCAGCAGATTCACGTCCTGTCTGCATTTGGAATTTAAACCTGTAATCAACATTACTGTCACATCACTCTAACACATCTCTTTCTCCATCCTGTGAAATAACAAGGCAGAGAGATCTCAAAAACACAGTGCTAGAATCAATGATCCCTCACGTGCTGAAGGAGGAATATCTTTCCCAGCTGTGCGAGGATTGGGATTAAGTGTAAGAAATACCCAATTAGTAACCAGTCGTTCACCCATGTTTCCTTAATCTCTTTTGACCTGGGGATTTTGCATCAGTAAAATGAGGGGCTGGGTTGTGTTAATCACTTTCCAAGTTTTTTGACTCTGACCGCAGTAATACCCACAAACCAATGGGTGTATTTGAATACATCTTAAAATGTTCTTTCACTGAATTTCACCCATTCAACATTTGATGCATCCTGATAatcaatattctatttttttaaataaattctgttTGTCATGATCATTAAGATGATTTAAAGACCTAGTAAAGGTGATACACTGGCAGTTTGAAAAGTACTGGGTGATTTTCAAgttatcatttattcatttacttggtCAATCATTTTATAACTGTTTACTGAGTATTTATGAGGTGCCGGACACTGTGATGGAAGCTGAGAAAATGGCACTGAAAGGGCTTATCTTTGGGAAACTTACATACTGTGGAATCTCTAATTCTGTGAGGTcgtgtttgatagaatttttcaGAGGGAAGGGAATTCCAAGTGAGTCAGTTAAGATAATAGAATGGGTTTGACTTAGAGGAAAAAGCATCAGAAACACCATTTTTTTCAACCCTCTAGAAGGAACCCACTGCAAGACTAAAATAGTCTAAAGTTGTGTGATTTTTGTGTCAAATGAAGATTTCCTGTGTGTCCTAAACCTTCAGA
Proteins encoded in this window:
- the PAQR8 gene encoding membrane progestin receptor beta translates to MTTAILERLSTLSVSGQHLRRLPKILEDGLPKMPGTVPETDVPQLFREPYIRAGYRPTGHEWRYYFFSLFQKHNEVVNVWTHLLAALAVLLRFWAFVEAEGLPWTSAYALPLLVYVLSSITYLTFSLLAHLLQSKSELSHYTFYFVDYVGVSVYQYGSALVHFFYTSDQAWYEHFWLLFLPAAAFCGWLSCAGCCYAKYRYRRPYPVMRKICQVVPSGLAYILDISPVVHRVVLCHLSGCQDPAAWYHTLQIIFFLVSAYFFSCPVPEKYFPGSCDIVGHGHQIFHTFLSVCTLSQLEAILLDYKGRQDIYLPRHSPLSIYLACLSFFFVVACSAGTAAFLRQKIKARLTKKDS